Proteins from a single region of Primulina tabacum isolate GXHZ01 chromosome 5, ASM2559414v2, whole genome shotgun sequence:
- the LOC142545937 gene encoding uncharacterized protein LOC142545937 yields MPEEDSKLVKKEEVEDEEDEKSIASTFVNRKKKSPSSSNATLKSELKVKKEVKKVKKEETDEDSENSSSKNSSNNPDKKGEVKKTKKEEVEMQKKKKGGKAGDTDKDIKKRERKIFHLPGQKRDPPEERDPLRIFYETLYKQVPTSEMASIWMMESGLLSKDEAKKVFEKKQKRAQQQKLGTPTKTVVVKKKAESVTIVRKSAASPISVQKKTASSKVVTKQSKKRKSKDNSSEDDTDEDFGVGVKKERKRRTS; encoded by the exons ATGCCTGAGGAAGATTCGAAACTCGTGAAGAAAGAGGAAGTAGAAGATGAGGAAGACGAAAAGAGCATTGCGTCCACTTTTGTCAATCGCAAGAAGAAATCGCCTAGCAGCAGCAATGCCACACTAAAATCCGAGCTCAAAGTCAAGAAAGAAGTTAAAAAGGTGAAAAAAGAAGAAACTGATGAAGATTCGGAAAATTCCAGCTCAAAAAACTCCTCCAACAATCCGGATAAGAAG GGAGAGGTaaagaaaacaaagaaagaaGAGGTGGAGATGCAGAAGAAGAAGAAGGGAGGTAAAGCAGGTGATACTGATAAGGATATTAAGAAAAGGGAAAGGAAAATCTTTCATTTACCAGGTCAAAAGAGGGACCCTCCTGAGGAA AGAGACCCATTGAGGATtttctatgagactttgtataaGCAAGTGCCCACCAGTGAGATGGCCTCAATATG GATGATGGAGTCTGGTTTACTTTCAAAGGATGAGGCCAAGAAGGTTTTcgagaaaaaacaaaaaagggCACAGCAACAAAAGCTCGGTACCCCAACAAAAACTGTTGTGGTCAAGAAGAAAGCAGAATCAGTTACAATTGTGAGGAAATCAGCCGCATCCCCCATTTCAGTACAGAAAAAGACGGCTAGTTCGAAAGTTGTAACGAAGCAGTCAAAGAAACGCAAGAGCAAGGACAACTCTTCAGAAGATGATACAGATGAAGATTTTGGGGTAGGTGTTAAAAAAGAGAGGAAACGGAGAACATCTTAG